One window from the genome of Candidatus Chlorohelix allophototropha encodes:
- a CDS encoding restriction endonuclease: MAVPDFQTLMLPLMRIVEDGAEHLLSDAIERLAIQFNLSEEDRKELLPSGRQAKLDNRVGWSLTHLRKAVLLESTGRGKFRITGRGKTLLKSNPQIINMKTLMQYPEFIEFRKKEEDTKHNDIKDEVNTGQTLEEVLESSYQTLRKILAQELLDRVKKVTPRFFERLVVDLLVNMGYGGSRRDAGAAIGQSGDGGIDGIIKEDRLGLDAVFIQAKRWENTVGRPVVQAFAGSLEGQRARKGILITTSTFSQEARDYVNRIEKKIVLIDGEQLAQYMIDYCTGITDVATYTIKKIDADYFDNEL, translated from the coding sequence ATGGCTGTACCGGACTTTCAGACTTTAATGCTTCCCTTGATGCGGATAGTAGAGGATGGGGCTGAACATCTATTAAGCGATGCTATTGAAAGACTTGCAATCCAGTTTAATTTATCAGAAGAAGACCGGAAAGAACTTTTACCGAGCGGTAGACAAGCCAAATTGGATAACAGGGTAGGTTGGAGCCTAACACATTTGCGTAAAGCCGTTCTCCTTGAAAGTACTGGTCGGGGAAAATTCAGAATCACTGGACGGGGGAAAACTTTACTAAAATCGAACCCTCAAATCATAAACATGAAAACATTGATGCAGTACCCTGAATTTATTGAATTTCGCAAGAAAGAAGAAGATACCAAGCATAACGATATTAAAGACGAAGTAAATACGGGACAGACCCTTGAAGAAGTGCTTGAATCCAGTTATCAAACTCTTAGAAAGATTCTTGCTCAGGAACTTCTTGACAGGGTTAAGAAAGTAACACCTCGCTTTTTTGAGAGATTGGTGGTTGATTTGCTGGTTAATATGGGCTATGGTGGCTCTCGCAGAGATGCAGGTGCTGCTATTGGTCAAAGTGGCGATGGTGGAATAGATGGAATTATTAAAGAAGATAGACTCGGTCTTGATGCAGTTTTTATTCAGGCAAAACGCTGGGAAAATACTGTTGGACGACCTGTAGTACAGGCTTTTGCCGGTAGCCTTGAAGGGCAGCGAGCTAGAAAAGGCATTCTTATAACTACCTCCACTTTTTCTCAAGAAGCCCGCGATTACGTCAATCGTATCGAGAAAAAAATAGTATTAATTGACGGTGAGCAACTTGCGCAATACATGATAGATTATTGCACCGGGATAACTGACGTTGCTACATATACGATCAAGAAGATTGACGCAGATTATTTTGATAATGAGCTTTAG